The window GCTTTCCTTTGCCCATGTTATTTATTCAATCCTTTACTATGTATACTGATACTGACCGAACGACAATGCTCTGAAATTACATATAAGTTACAGCtaatactttcaatttttttgtatatattcCTTCACAGCCGATATTTATTCCCGCGCGTATGTTCACTATTTATTATCTCGTGGGTGCTGTAATAAACCGAAATATTAAATGCACCGAAACTTGAGTTATACGATTTTCAAAGCGATTTGGCAATATTGACGTATAAGTGAGAATAACGTTAAAGCGAAACACCTAACTAGTTCAAACCTTCACGATTGGAAGGTGAAAATGTTCTGGTTTACAGTGGGTATCATCTTGTCGATTCAACGATCGCTAGCGAAATGgacaaatattatttattagagCATTGCACCGCAGCGTGCGCTGAGTTAACCCTTTGAGGACACACGGGGTCATTCTGACCCATACCTTTAccttataaattaataattcttcaaacatttttcttttcctagtttaaaaaaaaatttatatctatGAGTGACTAAAAATGGGACTAGGTCATTTTGACCCAGAGTATTCTCTATGACCGAAAAAATAGGCCTGTTCTCGAAGGGTGAATACGTAGTGTTTAAGTGCGAAAAAACGTATAAAcgaaaaacgttgaaataaaaaattttcacatggCTTATAGACAGAAATTTTCaggatcaaaaaaatttaacgtataaatgagaaaaacgtTAAAATGCGAAACGTATAACTGAAGTTTCACTGTAATCAActtgtcttcttttttcttattttttatttttgaggGCTAAAACGTGCTTCCTATGCgactttagaattttttcttcatccgaCGTTTTCTTCGGTGGTTAATGTATAAGACACTCCTTTTACTAAAGATCTtgcttgaaaaatgtatattatttgtgccgaaaacaaatttaacaaTCATCCCGAGTCTCGGTTAAAAAAGCCTCAATCCAAAAATGCAGGATATTATAATGTAGGCAATGTGTATAGGGCAAGTAAGATGATATTTAATAGAAATTGAAGTTGCAGGTTTTGCGTGCGCTGTATGAGTTGTAACTTTAAAGAGACTTTAGTATAATCTCaacatgacaagtttaaaACGAATACGATGAGACAATCAATGCAAAGATATTTTCAAGAATGTTTTTTATGCATTCAATACGGCGAAAGCACTCCTGCCGATTGAAATGCAACAGCAacgaaatgtgaaaatacCTCATTCCGTGAAACtttatgttgaaaaatatgacgCATCCTTTGATTAAGGATTGAGGACGATCATTGTGGGTCAATTGGACCTTGACATATCTGATTTTGATTAAAGTATCAGGAAATGAGCTAATACACCGCCATCatgtaaagaaatgaaactatTTTCCGAAACAGCCTTGCCAGccaaaaattcgatttttgctGCCATATTTCTAGACTGGAATGAGCTGTAGGATTTATTGATTTGTATCGTTTTGTACTGATGACTTGGGCTCACGAGAATTTGAGATGATAAAGTTCTTTGAACAACTCTGCATTTCActcaaatttccaaacttCAAACCTGAAGCGTaagaattatattatataagtgTTTGAGAGGTAGTTGCAACAAAATATCGGAATACGGTAATTGAATAACAAATTGTTTATACGATACAATAGAAACTAACTTCAGGCACTGTTTAAAGTTTACTGTCCAGGCTTTGAGAGATTCCAAACTTACCGTTAGACCCGACGTAATAAATTCTCGTGGATGACTGACCACGAATAACAGAGAATTTCTcaataaaatcgaatttcattcaGCGTATAGTTCAATAAATTGGCAGACAATGGTAGAATTGAATTGCAATTTTCTTGTTCACATCTTTCAATCGTATGAAAATTGTAGAGGTTACTGTTGAGACttcataattcaataaaatagaaattgtCGTATATTCCACAATTTTTAAAGCATCTgtgaaaaagtaaacaaatttATAGAATAGATGCTTATGCAATAAAAACTGACGAATTTCATAtcttatttacattttttatcccTATACTAAGTACAATGTACATGCGAACAATTAAATGCACGATAAAAGGATTGATCTTGATCTaattggaattgaaattaaaacgacAGGTTTGAGATGTACTGTGATTTTCCAACTGTATAATCTGCTTACCGGTATCTAAGTTGCGTTTCTCAATGTTTCAGAGACGGAGAGGCGAATTCGCGCGAACAATCGGGAGTACAACTCACAATTCCACTACGCGGTAAGAATTTACCGTATTCCCTACAAATATtcatttcctgaaaatttcaatcgtaGTATCGGAGTATTGAAGTACTAGAGTTCAACTCTAAAATCAATGTACCCGAAATTTCGATTCATCGAGCTTGATcttcagaaaaataatcacaacTTTATTTTCGACAGAACAACTACATTAAGACGTCCAAGTATTCGGTTCTGACATTTCTCCCGCTGAATCTATTAGAGCAGTTCCAGCGACTAGCTAATTTTTACTTCCTGTGCTTGCTGGTGCTTCAAGTGATTCCTGCTATATCTTCACTTACCCCTATCACCACAGCCATACCATTGATCGGAGTGCTTATGCTCACCGCTGTGAAGGATGCCTACGATGACTTTGTGAGTATTAATTTATACAttgtataagaaaaaagtgtTAAATATGGAATACGATCTAGTTCGCACGAAAGGTTTCCTgccttttcaaaataatatcatCTGTAATGTATCCTGAACGCTTAATGAATCGTTACGGTTTATTCTCTCGCAGCAACGTCATACTAGTGATTCACAAGTCAATAACAGGCGGTCACAAGCTTTAAGGGACAGAAGCTTACGAGAAGAGAAATGGGCCCAGGTCCAGGTCGGGGACGTAATTAGGATGGAAAACGATCAATTTGTTGCTGCAGATGTCCTACTGCTATCGACCAGTGAACCAAACGGCCTGTGTTACATAGAGACTGCAGAATTAGATGGGTTAGTTGCGTAAATGTTCAGCTTTTGAGTAACTAAGTTATTGGCCGGTCAAGCGTTTGCACACAGTTTGATGATTATGAGTAGTAAAATGTATTTCGGTTAACGTTTTTCGTTGAAACACTGTTTTATTACTTCCGATATCGTTTGCCTAGAGAAACAAACCTGAAGTGCCGGCAGTGCTTAATAGAAACTGCTGAAATGATGGACAACAACGACTTAATTGGCCAGTTTGATGGTGAGATTGTATGCGAAACTCCGAACAATCTGCTGAATAAGTTTGAGGGCACCCTTCTGTGGAGAGGAAAAAGGTATGGTGATTGGATTTTTTTAACCGAGATGTCTACTTtcaaaactaaaaaattgcCATACTTGAATCCATCGCAGATCATATCAAAGATGCAAACCGTTTCTGACATTTGTGACAATCTAATTGTAATCGAAATACATGATAAGCTAATTTAGTCCTAGAGTTCTGATAAACTTCGATAGAATATTCTCTTTGGAAGGAATCAAgtgaatgaattgaaaaacaaacgcTGCTAAATCACACAtgactattttttcttttattattattctttattcGTCAAGACACACCGCTTAAAGGACACCATGCAGGATGAAATCATATTAGGGACAAACACATTGGTGCAggccaaattttcgaatgatcAAAGTTGAGACAGACCATTACATGGATTGATCAGCATTTCGAATAGGAagaaattccattttttaaaacaatcgTTACATCATCCGCATTCGATACGATCTGGACCCTAAAAAAGcattttatagaaaattaaattctctacaaaagtatcgtttgaaattttttacctaAGCCAATAGTTTAGCGTCTAAGGGCGCTTAAAGATAATCTTTAACACAATATTGACTCTTGAGGTTTATAACTTTCAAATCGCTTGAGTTGCCAGTTTTGCTAAATAGACACTATTGTAGAGAATTTAACTCTCTATAAATTGCTTGTAGGATCAAGTTTGACTCATTGAATGCAATTGAGTGctaacaatttaaaaaataaatgacatCTTCCttatgttatttaaatggaaaaacagaagattttaaaaatgtccTGCATAGATTTCTTTTTCGCTATGTGCAACAGGTTTTTAAGTGGGATCGAAAAGAAAtgttattttcaaacgaaacaTTATTACATGTTGAACATTCAGACCtgtgattatatatatatttatattttaagtCTTACAAAAAGAagccaaaaaatatttagcttAGGATATGACTTGTTTTTCGTAtcaatgaaataatgaaaatattgttaaacAAAGATTTTTGCTTCTAGATACTCACTGGATAATGATAAAGTGATCCTAAGGGGTTGCGTATTGCGTAACACCCAGTGGTGTTACGGGGTTGTAATCTTTGCTGGCAAAGATACAAAACTCATGCAGAACTCAGGGAAGACCAAGTTCAAGAGAACCTCGATAGATAGACTGTTGAATCTTCTGATCATTGGAATAgtgttttttttgttatcacTGTGTCTGTTTTGTATGATTGGTTGTGGAATATGGGAAAGCCTAGTTGGACgccattttcaagtttacttGCCTTGGGACTCCCTTGTGCCCAGTGAGCCCTTGGGTGGTGCAACAGTAATAGCGTTGCTGGTCTTCTTCTCGTACGCAATAGTCTTGAACACAGTGGTACCCATCAGCTTATACGTTAGTGTTGAAGTGATTAGATTTGTTCAATCGTTCTTAATTAATTGGGATGAAGAAATGTACTACGAGCCAACAAATACGCACGCCAAAGCTAGGACCACAACACTAAATGAAGAGCTTGGTCAGatagaatatatattttcagacAAAACGGGTACGTTAACGCAAAACATAATGACTTTTAACAAGTGTTCAGTGGCCGGCAAGTGCTATGGGGATATTGTGGACGAGACAACCGGAGAAATTATCGAGCTGAGTGAAGtgagttatttttctcttttcacctTTTGTATAAGTCGCAGTTTCGCATCATTCCATTAGTTGATAGACCCTTTGCTTACGTTCGCATTTTTGTtgcttttgaatattttccctCGTTGTACAGTTcggaataaaaacaaacatgTTTCATAggtacgaaaataatattaaacttTCACATAATTTTTCTACTATGATTCTGATTGGTAGAAAAACGTATACccttttttgacagttttcaTGCTAGAAAGCTATTATTGAAGATATAAGTTGATACAGAAGAATTGAATGCTTTGTGAAGGTCCTAATTTGATCGGtgtacaagaaataaaaatataaaaatttaatgatgCCCTGGCAataggattttttcaaaactgcagACAATATTTAGACAATCTAAATGTCGTTAACAGCTGTACACAATCTTAATTACATGAAATAACTATGCCAATTCATTTAGAATCACTTTGGTGATGATttaattctttgaaattgGCACTATGTACAAATCGAGCTGAATGTCAGCAAAGTTTTCAAGTCAAAGCTACTTTTACACACTTGCATCACAGAGAATTCGAAACTGTTCGGTATTGCATGGCAATAAGGCTAGTATCATGTCTTACCCTAAACATACACGAGGCATTTCATGTACGGAGAATCAGTAGAGTCCTGGacgttttgcaaaaaaaattcaagtcgtTAGTCTTTAAGAAGGGACCTACCGTCTGgataattgaaaacaaatatcTAAGATCCAACTGATTTTTCCACCATGGAATAGCCagcatataatatacaaacaTGCACATATCTTGGTAGTTTCATTGAAGAACTCGGCACTAAAAGAGCTCTTGCTTACCTTTAAAGTCTAATTTCAAATGTTTTAAATCCAATCAAATAATAGCTTACAATCATTGGAACAGCATTCAAGACCAGCGTTCCAATCAAATAACCAtaaccaaagaaaaaaacgattaCTGTGTTGATATTATTACTAGTATATGTGAGATGAAGTAAATTAGAGTTTTCCTAGAAGTATTTTTGCTGCCGAGGTCTCCAATCGACTTTGCATTTTGTGCATATTATTTAGCATGTGTGTGCTGCATATAGACAGATAGAGCTGTGCAGACCCCAAGAATGCAATGGAACAATGGACAAGAACTCGTTCGGCCAATTTATTCGCCTCTTAATGGCGTTAACGCACGACTTCTGGATCAAGCTGACAGAATATCAAGCACAACCCCGGAACCCGTTATCAACGGTCAACCTAGAACTGCACCTTCTACTTCAGTATGCATGCTTATGTCAAATATAGTAGCTATGTATATGCAACACCCTTACGAAAAATTGCTACTGATTTCATTACTGTCATGGAATGTGAGGGTTCATAAAATATACTTAATACGTCAACACTATTGATTGTAACAATTAATGAATCATCAGCGAACTCTATAAAGTCTAATAATGCAGACTGCACGGTACTGGAACTATCAATACTAACTGATACGAAGGGCTgggtaatatttgaaattttttctttttaattatgtatttaaaatgtaaaacacCATTTTGCATTTCTCATTTCACATAGATTCGAACCTACATTTTATATGTTTTactttaaatgaaaaatgtatttcaaatGTATGCATGTAGCTACTTGTCAAATGTCTCTGTTTAAATGGATTTagcattttttccaaaatgcCATGACCaagattccaaaattattctttccatttgaaattcattatattagAATTTTCAGGCcttcatttaattttatcgTAATGAGAGTGTATTTATCAGTGCAGCAAACCTTTTGCTCGATTGAAACAATGATTTTACAAATATCTCGATGGAATCGCGCGCCAAAATCTAGCACGTCTAGCTGTAGTTTCTATACAGAGATATTAAAGcgttttgaataatatttcgcAAATAAATAGCGTGTAATCGAGCGCTTGTTATGTCTTTACAATAACTACAACTAGCTAGATCTAGCAAGAATCTTCAAAACTTCACTTTCCATATTCTgttttaaatacatttatgAAAGCCTTTTACCCAGCCTTGCTGATATCTTTTCAGAGGCAATATAGTTATATATTATCCATATTATGATTAACATTGatagaattacaaaaaaacgaaatatctgtcgaaatttatttactaatAGTTACTTCATTACCGTTACATACTTCTTCGATTACGCAGTAGCAATTTCCCGTAAAGATATGATTTTTCATCTGTCCTGTGACAAATCAGTACAACATCAATCCtgacatattttcatatgttATAATTCGTACTGTGcttctctttctcccttcGTTTTTCCTAGAACTGTAATATTTGTCCATTACTCATTCGCCTGGTTTTGTGATATCTTTTACTTGTCCAAGCGTATGTTGAAATGCTTTAGTGGTGTATGTTATTTGTTTGTTATTGTCCTCACCTGACATAGGTACGTAAGTTTCAGGCTTATTCTTGTCTTTCTAAAATTACAGCACgtacattttcaaaactgtatTAGTACGTTTACCGAaagtaattttctcaaatgaGCCTTATAGGATACTCGACGTTATAAAGTCATAAAACATGCCAATATACAAAACGTAATGAGCATAATTAGAgatttctttctcttcacATTCAATCACGGTTTCTCTCTATAGATCTTCCTTGTGCAAGTAGTGATTATTCAAATGATATTGAGTTGAAAAGGAAACCTTAAGACCCTGCATTAAACCAAACTTGAATGCAGTCAAAGCACCGTGGCTAAAAAACACAAACTTACTGCCTTAGAATTTAATGTACCTGAAGTTACAGCGCCTCCAAATGTTTACGAATTCACcttgcacaaaaaaaaaaaaaaaattctctaataAAATGCTCTTTGTTTGAAAATGGACAATTTAAGTATCGAAGGGTGTCTTCATTTTCATGTAAATTCTTTCAAAGGCTATGTGTATCTCTAACTTGTTGCGTGTCTTAAATATTCAATGCAAAACCAACtgtttgaatttcaatgaCTCACAATCTTGCAGACTTCACCGCCAttggatttttcattcaacgaaAACTATGAGCCTGAATTCAAGTTTTACGATGGTACATTGTTGGAAGCTGTGCGGCGAAATAATCAAGATGTGCATAGTTTCTTCAGACTTCTTGCACTATGTCATACGGTAATGCCTGAAGAGAAAAGTGGCAAGTTAGAGTATCAGGCACAATCGCCTGATGAAGCTGCGCTCGTTTCCGCAGCTAGAAACTTTGGATTTGTTTTCAAAGAACGATCACCTAATAGTATTACAATTGAAGTGATGGGAAATCGTGAAGTGTACGAGCTGTTGTGTATTCTCGACTTCAACAATGTGAGAAAAAGAATGTCTGTTATTTTGAGGAAAGACGGGCAGCTCAGGCTGTATTGCAAAGGCGCAGACAATGTGATTTatgaaagattaaaaaaaggTAGCGAAGATATCAAGGCCAAGACACAGGAGCATTTGAACAAGTTTGCTGGCGAAGGATTAAGAACATTGTGCTTATCTGTAAGAGACTTGGATGAGAGGTTTTTCAATAACTGGAAGCAACGACATCAAGAAGCTGCTTTGAGTCTCGAGAACAGGGATGACAAATTAGATGCCATTTATGAAGAGATAGAAAAGGGCATGACTTTATTAGGCGTCACCGCAATCGAGGATAAGCTACAAGATGGCGTTCCACAGACTATTGCAAACTTAGCATTAGCTGGGATTAAGATATGGGTTTTGACTGGAGACAAACAAGGTAGTGAAAGccaaagtaaagaaattacaataataatttttacagcaTTTTGTGGTAAAACCATTTGTTTTTGATGAACCGCTGCCATAATTGAACCTAAATGATAGTGCACTGCGtaatattgattttattaaaatatatcgtAATCTAGTggataaaattaaaaccaaTGGCAGTAGGGTTTGCAATGCACTCTATTGGTAGCAACCTATCGCAGTTTCTAATACTCACAAAGCAGCAATAATTTCCGATTAATAGTTCTTCCCATTGATAAACCAATTGCATAGCTgtagttgaaaatatgtaatattctGTATTTGCTGAAAAAGTAGTTCAGTAATAATTAAGTACAGAATCGACGTCATTGGTATAGTTATCAATTGCTGAAAGATGGCGAGTTCAATCATTTAGGTATCtgtgaaataatattaatgttatttaATGTTTGAATGACACTGTTAACCAGCCAATTCCGACCCATTAGTCCatcaataacaaatttttttatcagtattagtcattttattatttaaatataacaaCCGAGCAttctttgaagaaatttgacatgatagaaaagtaaaaagaagcTTGCAGATGTTCAACATTAGGGTGCctcatgaaaaatatttttttttttgcgattaCGCATTTCATGAAACCATAGTTCATCACATAATATTAAATCTCCAGAAAGGATAACGCGGTGCGATTTTTTTAAGCAGTGACGCATCCAGATATTGTATTAATACGActtaaaaaaatcacacagAGTTATTCTTTCTGGAGGTTTAATATTATGTTACGAACTATGGTTTTATGAAGTGGAagatcgaaattgaaaaagaagtttttttttttttttgttttgaggTACCCTGTTCTACATCTTCGATCaggatgaaaacaaaattctcaaaaaagaCGAACCTTATTGTACCACAGTCGAAGAAGTGCCTCTTATGCATATAAGAATATGTGcattaatttgtaatttataaagtTTCATAACTTCGACACAAGTTCCCgaaatttgtcgaaatttttgCAGTGATTTCATAGATAATCAATATACTTGTCGTGACTTTTTCGATAACTTTATTGCTATTTTccaatgattaattttttttccccaagcCAATAATTGTATTCGTTTTCTCGACTCCAAAATGTCGACTCCCTGGTTGAAGACATTTTTTGATGTATTAAACTTgaattgttctttttttaattacatcaattgaattttaagAGCAAACATATTTCAAGGGCGATGAACCTCCTTAATGTGACTGACGTATACTTTTACAGAGACTGCGATCAACATTGGTTATTCTTGTCAGCTGCTAACGGATGAATTGACAGACGTATTCATAGTAGATGCGACTACGTTTGATGGTGTTGAAACTCAGTTAACAAGATTCCAAGAAGCAATTAAGACTGCGTCAAACCAGCAAAGCAGACCAGCACTCTCCATTGTCACATTCAGGTGGGACAAGGAAAGGTCAGGCAAATGAAAGAGACGGAGCataattttgatgatttttttacgtattaTTTACAGTTCTAATACCGATTAACACTTTTGTTAACGATTCATACGATTCACGTTGAATGTTGCACTGTGTTTTGTTTATGTAATGCTTTCTCTGTGTTGTTATCTAACAAGAGGAAGTCAAAATCTAGGAATTTCACTTCCATACACTctgaaagaaaagtaaatctATCTCGTGCCAGATATGAGTTCTTCAAGTACAATTTGAACGGAATATC is drawn from Neodiprion fabricii isolate iyNeoFabr1 chromosome 3, iyNeoFabr1.1, whole genome shotgun sequence and contains these coding sequences:
- the LOC124178340 gene encoding probable phospholipid-transporting ATPase IM isoform X4, whose product is MSGETDTLELEVFEVRDVSVGDCGDAKTGNDVGTPDPDDERGCERRKKRKRRRTKGKQQTPTPHIIVNLPSSSDEVEPAGECSKRDSSSSLGGTKHTSLRESLLTVLGKLAVWRGTARYRQTPTSSTVPPNTPPATECIGRSSAFFSSETERRIRANNREYNSQFHYANNYIKTSKYSVLTFLPLNLLEQFQRLANFYFLCLLVLQVIPAISSLTPITTAIPLIGVLMLTAVKDAYDDFQRHTSDSQVNNRRSQALRDRSLREEKWAQVQVGDVIRMENDQFVAADVLLLSTSEPNGLCYIETAELDGETNLKCRQCLIETAEMMDNNDLIGQFDGEIVCETPNNLLNKFEGTLLWRGKRYSLDNDKVILRGCVLRNTQWCYGVVIFAGKDTKLMQNSGKTKFKRTSIDRLLNLLIIGIVFFLLSLCLFCMIGCGIWESLVGRHFQVYLPWDSLVPSEPLGGATVIALLVFFSYAIVLNTVVPISLYVSVEVIRFVQSFLINWDEEMYYEPTNTHAKARTTTLNEELGQIEYIFSDKTGTLTQNIMTFNKCSVAGKCYGDIVDETTGEIIELSETDRAVQTPRMQWNNGQELVRPIYSPLNGVNARLLDQADRISSTTPEPVINGQPRTAPSTSTSPPLDFSFNENYEPEFKFYDGTLLEAVRRNNQDVHSFFRLLALCHTVMPEEKSGKLEYQAQSPDEAALVSAARNFGFVFKERSPNSITIEVMGNREVYELLCILDFNNVRKRMSVILRKDGQLRLYCKGADNVIYERLKKGSEDIKAKTQEHLNKFAGEGLRTLCLSVRDLDERFFNNWKQRHQEAALSLENRDDKLDAIYEEIEKGMTLLGVTAIEDKLQDGVPQTIANLALAGIKIWVLTGDKQETAINIGYSCQLLTDELTDVFIVDATTFDGVETQLTRFQEAIKTASNQQSRPALSIVTFRWDKESSETEYNANRDEELDQAENSGFAIVINGHSLVHALHPQLEQLFLDVSKHCKSVICCRVTPLQKAMVVELIKKSKKAVTLAIGDGANDVSMIKAAHIGVGISGQEGMQAVLASDYSIGQFRFLERLLLVHGRWSYYRMCKFLRYFFYKNFAFTLCHIWFAFFCGFSAQTVFDPMYISVYNLFYTSLPVLAIGIFDQDVNDKNSLLYPKLYTPGHQNLLFNKKEFCWSALHGFFASCVLFLVPYGTYKDGVSPKGYVLSDHMLLGSVVATILVIVVTVQIALDTSYWTVFNHIMVWGSLIWYFILDYFYNFVVGGSYVGSLTMAMSEATFWFTTVITCIILVIPVLSWRFFFIDVRPTLSDKVRLKQRLAQLRSRQSQDIMRTPSTRRTRRSLRSGYAFAHQEGFGRLITSGKIMRKLPNSSDFRFAMPFTNNVSKQVNVATTSPKDNSSRNSNTIDTINL
- the LOC124178340 gene encoding probable phospholipid-transporting ATPase IM isoform X3, coding for MSGETDTLELEVFEVRDVSVGDCGDAKTGNDVGTPDPDDERGCERRKKRKRRRTKGKQQTPTPHIIVNLPSSSDEVEPAGECSKRDSSSSLGGTKHTSLRESLLTVLGKLAVWRGTARYRQTPTSSTVPPNTPPATECIGRSSAFFSSETERRIRANNREYNSQFHYANNYIKTSKYSVLTFLPLNLLEQFQRLANFYFLCLLVLQVIPAISSLTPITTAIPLIGVLMLTAVKDAYDDFQRHTSDSQVNNRRSQALRDRSLREEKWAQVQVGDVIRMENDQFVAADVLLLSTSEPNGLCYIETAELDGETNLKCRQCLIETAEMMDNNDLIGQFDGEIVCETPNNLLNKFEGTLLWRGKRYSLDNDKVILRGCVLRNTQWCYGVVIFAGKDTKLMQNSGKTKFKRTSIDRLLNLLIIGIVFFLLSLCLFCMIGCGIWESLVGRHFQVYLPWDSLVPSEPLGGATVIALLVFFSYAIVLNTVVPISLYVSVEVIRFVQSFLINWDEEMYYEPTNTHAKARTTTLNEELGQIEYIFSDKTGTLTQNIMTFNKCSVAGKCYGDIVDETTGEIIELSETDRAVQTPRMQWNNGQELVRPIYSPLNGVNARLLDQADRISSTTPEPVINGQPRTAPSTSTSPPLDFSFNENYEPEFKFYDGTLLEAVRRNNQDVHSFFRLLALCHTVMPEEKSGKLEYQAQSPDEAALVSAARNFGFVFKERSPNSITIEVMGNREVYELLCILDFNNVRKRMSVILRKDGQLRLYCKGADNVIYERLKKGSEDIKAKTQEHLNKFAGEGLRTLCLSVRDLDERFFNNWKQRHQEAALSLENRDDKLDAIYEEIEKGMTLLGVTAIEDKLQDGVPQTIANLALAGIKIWVLTGDKQETAINIGYSCQLLTDELTDVFIVDATTFDGVETQLTRFQEAIKTASNQQSRPALSIVTFRWDKERDEELDQAENSGFAIVINGHSLVHALHPQLEQLFLDVSKHCKSVICCRVTPLQKAMVVELIKKSKKAVTLAIGDGANDVSMIKAAHIGVGISGQEGMQAVLASDYSIGQFRFLERLLLVHGRWSYYRMCKFLRYFFYKNFAFTLCHIWFAFFCGFSAQTVFDPMYISVYNLFYTSLPVLAIGIFDQDVNDKNSLLYPKLYTPGHQNLLFNKKEFCWSALHGFFASCVLFLVPYGTYKDGVSPKGYVLSDHMLLGSVVATILVIVVTVQIALDTSYWTVFNHIMVWGSLIWYFILDYFYNFVVGGSYVGSLTMAMSEATFWFTTVITCIILVIPVLSWRFFFIDVRPTLSDKVRLKQRLAQLRSRQSQDIMRTPSTRRTRRSLRSGYAFAHQEGFGRLITSGKIMRKLPNSSDFRFAMPFTNNVSKQVNVATTSPKDNSSRNSNTIDTINLVHAVETSSASKIASPCFAVSCVINCLLL
- the LOC124178340 gene encoding probable phospholipid-transporting ATPase IM isoform X6 — encoded protein: MSRSAATRPMAETERRIRANNREYNSQFHYANNYIKTSKYSVLTFLPLNLLEQFQRLANFYFLCLLVLQVIPAISSLTPITTAIPLIGVLMLTAVKDAYDDFQRHTSDSQVNNRRSQALRDRSLREEKWAQVQVGDVIRMENDQFVAADVLLLSTSEPNGLCYIETAELDGETNLKCRQCLIETAEMMDNNDLIGQFDGEIVCETPNNLLNKFEGTLLWRGKRYSLDNDKVILRGCVLRNTQWCYGVVIFAGKDTKLMQNSGKTKFKRTSIDRLLNLLIIGIVFFLLSLCLFCMIGCGIWESLVGRHFQVYLPWDSLVPSEPLGGATVIALLVFFSYAIVLNTVVPISLYVSVEVIRFVQSFLINWDEEMYYEPTNTHAKARTTTLNEELGQIEYIFSDKTGTLTQNIMTFNKCSVAGKCYGDIVDETTGEIIELSETDRAVQTPRMQWNNGQELVRPIYSPLNGVNARLLDQADRISSTTPEPVINGQPRTAPSTSTSPPLDFSFNENYEPEFKFYDGTLLEAVRRNNQDVHSFFRLLALCHTVMPEEKSGKLEYQAQSPDEAALVSAARNFGFVFKERSPNSITIEVMGNREVYELLCILDFNNVRKRMSVILRKDGQLRLYCKGADNVIYERLKKGSEDIKAKTQEHLNKFAGEGLRTLCLSVRDLDERFFNNWKQRHQEAALSLENRDDKLDAIYEEIEKGMTLLGVTAIEDKLQDGVPQTIANLALAGIKIWVLTGDKQETAINIGYSCQLLTDELTDVFIVDATTFDGVETQLTRFQEAIKTASNQQSRPALSIVTFRWDKESSETEYNANRDEELDQAENSGFAIVINGHSLVHALHPQLEQLFLDVSKHCKSVICCRVTPLQKAMVVELIKKSKKAVTLAIGDGANDVSMIKAAHIGVGISGQEGMQAVLASDYSIGQFRFLERLLLVHGRWSYYRMCKFLRYFFYKNFAFTLCHIWFAFFCGFSAQTVFDPMYISVYNLFYTSLPVLAIGIFDQDVNDKNSLLYPKLYTPGHQNLLFNKKEFCWSALHGFFASCVLFLVPYGTYKDGVSPKGYVLSDHMLLGSVVATILVIVVTVQIALDTSYWTVFNHIMVWGSLIWYFILDYFYNFVVGGSYVGSLTMAMSEATFWFTTVITCIILVIPVLSWRFFFIDVRPTLSDKVRLKQRLAQLRSRQSQDIMRTPSTRRTRRSLRSGYAFAHQEGFGRLITSGKIMRKLPNSSDFRFAMPFTNNVSKQVNVATTSPKDNSSRNSNTIDTINLVHAVETSSASKIASPCFAVSCVINCLLL